From the genome of Lentilactobacillus buchneri, one region includes:
- a CDS encoding linear amide C-N hydrolase gives MCTSIFQIGHEDGAHVLSRTMDWPQLGAHPVFVPRNYGWHSVYDDKRYVTKYATLGSGHQHAKRIDMSDGVNEFGLAVQKLTFTNGSQLVETPGENKIHLAPFELSFFLLSNYRSVKDIEDHIEEIELMADKYSLMKYGHSELHFAACDPTGRIVVIEPVTTPIEIIENPLGVLTNSNHFDRQIDKLNKYLDFTPDFVNGTVPLNTPRVTTGNVSGKSIPPGSYSPGSRFIRAAYLKERIDIPQNENEAVDNCWHLLDSVNVPKSKEHQPTYSVYRAAVCCESRNYYYQPYHAKSVAKIQLTDDLIKSNEVKFFKVADQITFNELN, from the coding sequence GTGTGTACAAGTATTTTTCAAATTGGCCATGAAGACGGCGCCCATGTGTTGTCACGGACGATGGACTGGCCGCAGCTGGGAGCTCATCCCGTCTTTGTGCCCCGCAACTACGGTTGGCACTCGGTATATGACGACAAACGTTACGTCACTAAATATGCGACGCTTGGGTCCGGCCACCAGCACGCCAAACGAATTGATATGTCTGACGGGGTTAATGAATTTGGCCTGGCGGTTCAAAAATTGACCTTTACCAACGGCAGCCAGCTAGTCGAAACGCCGGGTGAGAACAAAATCCATCTGGCACCGTTTGAGCTGTCGTTCTTTTTGCTGTCCAATTATCGATCAGTTAAAGACATCGAGGACCATATTGAAGAAATTGAACTGATGGCTGACAAGTACAGCTTAATGAAGTATGGCCACAGTGAATTGCACTTTGCTGCCTGCGATCCAACCGGGCGAATTGTCGTCATCGAACCGGTCACCACCCCAATTGAAATCATTGAAAATCCCTTGGGAGTCTTGACCAACAGCAACCATTTCGATCGGCAAATTGACAAATTAAACAAGTATTTGGATTTTACCCCGGATTTTGTCAACGGAACCGTCCCTCTCAACACACCGCGGGTGACGACCGGCAACGTGTCCGGCAAGTCAATTCCGCCCGGCTCATATTCACCAGGATCGCGATTTATTCGGGCAGCATACCTGAAGGAAAGAATTGACATCCCCCAAAATGAAAATGAGGCCGTGGATAATTGCTGGCACCTGTTGGACTCAGTGAATGTTCCCAAAAGTAAGGAGCACCAGCCGACTTATTCCGTCTACCGGGCAGCCGTCTGCTGTGAGAGCCGAAATTACTACTATCAGCCATATCACGCTAAATCAGTTGCCAAAATTCAGTTGACGGATGACCTGATCAAATCGAATGAAGTAAAGTTTTTTAAAGTAGCTGACCAAATCACCTTCAATGAGTTAAACTAA
- a CDS encoding glycoside hydrolase family 73 protein gives MRKQSWRVIVILLVTFAVLIAGVSLRGKLSHHAQRNSVPTLVQKRPDHFSTRQKRSFINRVGTPAVKLYLKNRQVLPSVVIAQAILESQFGTSELTTTANNLFGIKGTYHGQSVQFYTREVENGKSIKVLAQFRKYPNLAASIADHNQLVSEKFIKAKNILSYRKSTRLLQANGYATDPHYAAKLNRLIVKYQLSRYDLKAINERV, from the coding sequence TTGCGAAAACAAAGTTGGCGGGTTATTGTCATATTATTAGTGACGTTTGCGGTGTTGATCGCGGGCGTTTCCCTGCGTGGGAAGTTAAGTCACCATGCACAGCGAAATTCCGTGCCAACTTTGGTTCAAAAAAGGCCTGATCATTTCTCGACTCGCCAAAAACGAAGCTTTATCAACCGCGTTGGCACGCCGGCCGTCAAGCTGTACTTGAAGAATCGGCAAGTGTTACCGAGCGTCGTGATCGCTCAAGCCATTTTGGAATCTCAGTTTGGCACTTCTGAACTGACAACCACCGCCAATAATTTATTTGGCATCAAGGGGACTTACCACGGTCAGTCGGTCCAGTTCTATACCCGAGAGGTCGAGAACGGTAAATCAATCAAAGTCCTGGCTCAGTTCAGAAAGTATCCGAATTTGGCGGCCTCAATTGCCGATCACAATCAACTGGTCAGCGAGAAGTTTATCAAAGCTAAAAATATTTTGAGTTATCGAAAGTCGACGCGCTTGCTGCAGGCCAATGGGTACGCAACCGATCCTCATTATGCCGCCAAATTAAACCGCCTAATTGTCAAATATCAGCTGAGCCGTTATGATTTAAAAGCAATTAATGAACGTGTATGA
- a CDS encoding TerC family protein, translating to MNWVSNLYGPFFDPHNWETVITSGSDWLIILSLVTIECLLSVDNAVVLAAQTQALPTKVQREKSLFYGLWGAYLFRFLIIGVGTYLIHFWEIKVIGSLYLFYLVYQFFRKTKIVRTKKLAGSKRHGISLFWSVVAQIEFMDVVFSIDSVLASLAISSNPVIVLLGGMIGILAMRGVAEVIMKLMGIIPELQPMAYVLIAIIALKLFLSIPAIDIEIPATAFGGIVIAAVIITLIIHYVRKKRRINDEHGNNAE from the coding sequence TTGAATTGGGTTTCTAATTTATATGGTCCATTTTTTGATCCTCATAATTGGGAAACGGTGATTACCAGCGGAAGTGACTGGCTGATTATTCTGTCGCTAGTCACGATTGAGTGTTTGTTGTCGGTCGATAATGCGGTGGTTCTCGCTGCCCAGACACAGGCGCTGCCGACTAAAGTTCAGCGGGAAAAGTCCCTGTTCTATGGCTTATGGGGCGCCTACCTGTTCCGTTTCCTGATCATTGGGGTGGGGACTTACCTGATTCATTTTTGGGAAATTAAGGTTATCGGCTCGCTGTACCTGTTTTATCTGGTTTACCAATTTTTCCGAAAAACCAAGATTGTTCGAACTAAGAAACTGGCTGGCAGCAAACGCCACGGCATTTCACTATTCTGGTCGGTGGTCGCCCAAATCGAGTTTATGGATGTGGTCTTTTCAATCGACTCGGTTCTGGCTTCGTTGGCGATTTCGTCCAACCCGGTGATTGTCCTGCTTGGTGGGATGATCGGAATTCTGGCCATGCGGGGCGTCGCTGAAGTCATCATGAAGTTGATGGGGATTATCCCTGAGCTTCAGCCGATGGCCTACGTGTTAATTGCCATTATTGCCTTGAAATTATTCCTGTCGATTCCGGCAATTGACATTGAAATTCCAGCGACGGCTTTTGGCGGGATCGTGATAGCAGCGGTTATCATTACTTTGATTATTCACTATGTAAGAAAAAAGCGGAGGATTAACGATGAGCACGGAAATAACGCCGAATAA
- the trxA gene encoding thioredoxin: protein MSTEITPNNLAAETNNPLTVIDFWAPWCGPCKILDPILADLEADYGDQIHFGRMNVDGNQEIAEKYHVLSVPSLVIFKNGKAAEKVSGIYPKDKLRKYFDQKISEVQSI from the coding sequence ATGAGCACGGAAATAACGCCGAATAATTTAGCGGCCGAAACCAACAATCCACTCACCGTGATCGATTTCTGGGCGCCTTGGTGCGGTCCCTGCAAGATTTTGGACCCCATTTTGGCTGACTTGGAAGCTGACTACGGTGATCAAATTCACTTTGGCAGGATGAATGTCGACGGCAACCAGGAAATTGCTGAGAAGTACCATGTCTTAAGCGTTCCCAGCCTGGTCATTTTCAAAAATGGCAAAGCTGCTGAAAAGGTGAGTGGCATTTACCCCAAAGATAAATTAAGAAAATATTTCGATCAAAAAATATCAGAAGTTCAATCAATTTGA
- a CDS encoding GNAT family N-acetyltransferase: MKFSVETIDRKDYAAVRGIIADSYQNDGPNTDGDEVDMVDRLRDSESYHDQFEVVAKDHDHRVVGHALMVPAEVRSATGKFPIVSIVEIGVLHGYRNDGIGQEMVIELETRARLAGYHAVSAIDHSDFFFKNNYVPADNFNILPTVAVDFNDNLIKPLFDGALYQKGGKIYYPEEFFGIRSTNY; this comes from the coding sequence GTGAAATTTTCAGTAGAGACAATTGATCGCAAAGATTATGCGGCTGTACGAGGTATTATCGCAGATAGTTATCAAAATGACGGGCCCAACACAGATGGTGACGAGGTTGACATGGTTGATCGTCTGCGCGACAGTGAATCCTATCATGATCAATTTGAAGTGGTGGCCAAAGATCACGATCATCGAGTGGTTGGCCATGCATTGATGGTCCCGGCCGAAGTTCGTTCTGCGACAGGCAAATTTCCAATTGTTTCCATTGTTGAGATTGGTGTTTTACACGGCTATCGAAACGACGGGATTGGTCAGGAAATGGTCATCGAATTAGAAACTCGGGCCCGCTTAGCCGGCTATCATGCGGTCAGCGCAATCGATCATTCTGATTTCTTCTTTAAAAACAACTATGTGCCTGCTGATAATTTCAATATCCTGCCAACGGTGGCGGTTGATTTCAATGATAATTTGATCAAGCCATTGTTCGACGGGGCCCTATATCAAAAGGGCGGCAAGATTTACTATCCCGAAGAATTCTTTGGGATTCGCAGCACCAACTATTAA
- the nhaC gene encoding Na+/H+ antiporter NhaC, whose protein sequence is MENDVKEPTISLTEGIVVLLMMLLIMGFSVIKLQISPQIPILFVILLLIAWAKVRRFSWDSVNQGIINGISTGIIPMFIFILIGALISSWIAAGVIPSLMVYGFHLISAEWFLPSVFLVCTIVGTAIGSAFTVVSTIGIAFLGMGLTMGINPAMIAGAVISGAIFGDKTSPLSDSTNLAAAVVGADLFSHIRNLMWSTIPAFFTSLIVFFLIGRTNAQLNTASIDRTINVLTEHFSISLWAFVPIVLMFLCAWRKIPAIPTLFINILVAVGMLYVEEPKTKIQAVVNTLTNGYVSHTGNKNVDQLLTRGGIASMMATIALIISALALGGLLMKFGVIDAVMGPLSRKLQSNGSLILAVILSGIGVNVFVGEQYLSVILPGNAFKSTFDKAKLAPVALSRALEDGGTVINYLIPWGVAGVFAANTLQVSTISYLPFAIFSLSSPIFSIISGFTGIGLKHLKMHENG, encoded by the coding sequence ATGGAAAATGATGTTAAAGAACCAACGATTAGTTTAACCGAGGGCATTGTCGTTCTACTGATGATGCTATTGATTATGGGCTTCAGTGTGATCAAGCTGCAAATTTCACCGCAAATTCCAATTTTGTTTGTGATTCTGCTGTTGATTGCCTGGGCTAAAGTTCGCCGCTTTTCTTGGGACTCTGTCAATCAGGGCATCATCAACGGGATTTCAACCGGGATTATTCCGATGTTTATTTTTATTTTGATCGGGGCTTTGATTAGCTCATGGATCGCTGCCGGGGTGATTCCATCACTGATGGTCTATGGTTTTCATTTGATTAGTGCCGAGTGGTTCCTGCCATCGGTCTTTCTGGTTTGTACGATTGTTGGTACCGCCATTGGGAGTGCCTTTACGGTTGTCTCGACCATCGGGATCGCCTTTCTTGGGATGGGGCTCACCATGGGCATTAATCCGGCCATGATTGCCGGGGCGGTCATTTCCGGGGCAATCTTTGGCGATAAGACCTCGCCGTTGTCGGATTCAACCAACTTGGCTGCTGCGGTAGTGGGTGCTGATTTATTCAGTCACATTCGCAATCTGATGTGGTCAACGATTCCGGCGTTCTTCACATCATTGATTGTCTTCTTTTTGATTGGCCGCACCAATGCGCAACTCAATACCGCTTCAATTGACCGAACGATCAACGTTTTGACCGAGCATTTCAGCATTTCCTTGTGGGCATTTGTTCCTATTGTGTTGATGTTCTTATGTGCTTGGCGAAAAATTCCGGCCATTCCAACACTGTTTATCAATATTTTGGTAGCGGTCGGGATGCTGTACGTTGAGGAACCCAAGACCAAGATTCAAGCAGTCGTCAACACGTTGACCAATGGCTATGTGTCCCATACTGGCAATAAAAATGTCGATCAATTATTGACTCGTGGCGGAATTGCCAGCATGATGGCGACCATTGCCTTGATCATTTCAGCCCTGGCCCTGGGTGGTTTGTTGATGAAATTCGGTGTGATTGATGCTGTGATGGGGCCATTATCACGGAAGCTGCAGTCAAATGGCTCGCTCATTTTGGCCGTTATCCTCAGTGGCATTGGTGTCAATGTCTTTGTTGGGGAACAGTATTTATCGGTCATTTTACCTGGGAATGCCTTTAAATCAACTTTTGATAAAGCAAAATTAGCGCCGGTTGCCCTGAGTCGGGCTCTTGAAGATGGCGGCACGGTGATTAATTACTTGATTCCATGGGGCGTGGCAGGTGTTTTTGCCGCCAATACGCTTCAAGTTTCCACGATTTCTTACCTGCCATTTGCGATATTTAGTCTTTCTTCACCAATTTTTTCGATCATCAGCGGTTTCACCGGCATCGGTTTGAAACATTTGAAAATGCATGAAAACGGTTAG
- a CDS encoding LysM peptidoglycan-binding domain-containing protein yields MKKVLSMIFATSAAAIGLFFAGSAYASASTVVTVKSGDTVWGISQQYNSSVKAIESANNLQDANVIQVGQQLTIPSADTASNTQGSAHAATATTQQTQSYSQPAQTQTNQAQTSQASTSTSTATSGSVAEQAAQLMEQKTGVSASTWMAISYRESRNNPTAQNPSSTAHGLYQSLYTTSNDWREQVNDAARIYHSQGMGAWALN; encoded by the coding sequence TTGAAAAAAGTATTATCTATGATCTTCGCTACTTCAGCCGCAGCTATTGGTTTATTCTTCGCAGGATCCGCATATGCTTCAGCAAGCACAGTAGTTACAGTTAAGTCAGGCGACACCGTTTGGGGAATCTCACAACAATATAATTCCTCAGTAAAGGCTATCGAGAGCGCAAACAACCTTCAGGATGCAAACGTCATTCAAGTTGGTCAGCAATTAACAATTCCTTCAGCTGACACCGCATCAAATACTCAAGGTAGTGCACATGCAGCAACCGCAACGACTCAACAGACTCAGAGTTACAGCCAACCAGCTCAAACTCAAACCAACCAAGCACAGACTAGCCAAGCATCAACTTCAACTAGCACTGCTACCAGCGGTTCAGTTGCTGAACAAGCAGCTCAATTGATGGAACAAAAGACTGGTGTTTCAGCATCAACTTGGATGGCCATCAGTTACCGTGAATCAAGAAACAACCCAACAGCACAAAACCCAAGCTCAACTGCTCACGGTTTGTACCAATCACTTTACACAACAAGTAATGACTGGCGCGAACAAGTAAACGACGCAGCACGGATTTACCATTCACAAGGAATGGGTGCTTGGGCATTAAATTAA
- a CDS encoding GMP reductase: protein MEVFDYEDIQLIPNKNIIKSRSEADTSVKFGPKTFKIPVVPANMETVIDDDLAVWLAQNGYFYIMHRFQPEKREGFIKMMHSKDLYASISVGIKPEEYEFIDKLVADNEKPEYITIDVAHGHSDYVIQMIHYIKEQLPDSFLIAGNLGTPEAVREIENAGADATKIGVGPGKACITKLKTGFGTGGWQLAALRLCSKAARKPMIADGGIRYNGDIAKSVRFGASMVMIGSLFAGHEETPGNLISIDGKKYKQYWGSASERQKGAYRNVEGRQMLVPYRGHISDTLNEMQQDLQSSISYAGGRKLNDITKVDYVIVKNSIMNGD from the coding sequence ATGGAAGTATTTGATTACGAAGATATTCAACTCATCCCTAACAAGAACATTATTAAGAGTCGGAGTGAAGCTGACACTTCAGTAAAATTCGGACCTAAGACATTTAAGATCCCCGTTGTTCCTGCCAATATGGAAACCGTTATCGATGATGACCTGGCCGTTTGGCTGGCACAAAACGGTTACTTCTACATCATGCATAGATTTCAACCTGAAAAGCGTGAAGGTTTCATCAAAATGATGCATTCAAAGGATCTTTATGCTTCTATCAGTGTTGGAATCAAGCCAGAAGAATATGAATTCATCGACAAGTTGGTTGCCGACAACGAGAAGCCTGAATATATCACGATTGACGTTGCTCATGGTCATTCAGACTATGTTATCCAGATGATTCATTACATCAAGGAACAATTACCAGACAGTTTCTTGATTGCCGGAAACTTGGGAACACCTGAAGCTGTCCGCGAAATTGAAAATGCCGGCGCTGACGCTACCAAAATTGGTGTGGGACCTGGTAAAGCATGTATCACCAAGCTCAAGACCGGGTTTGGTACCGGCGGCTGGCAGTTAGCTGCACTGCGTTTGTGCTCCAAAGCAGCTCGGAAGCCAATGATCGCCGACGGTGGTATTCGTTACAATGGCGATATCGCCAAGTCTGTGCGGTTTGGTGCTTCAATGGTGATGATCGGTTCATTATTTGCCGGTCATGAAGAAACTCCTGGTAACCTGATCAGTATTGATGGCAAGAAATACAAGCAATACTGGGGGTCAGCATCCGAGCGTCAAAAGGGTGCCTACCGCAACGTTGAAGGCCGACAAATGTTGGTTCCTTACCGTGGTCACATCTCAGATACTTTGAACGAAATGCAACAAGATCTGCAGTCGTCGATTTCATATGCCGGTGGCCGCAAGTTGAATGATATTACCAAAGTTGATTACGTGATCGTTAAAAATTCAATCATGAATGGTGACTAA
- a CDS encoding adenylosuccinate synthase, with protein sequence MSSIVIVGSQWGDEGKGKITDFFGQSADIIARYQGGDNAGHTIVFNGNSYHLQLIPSGIFDQEKYSVIGNGVVVNPKSLINEMDNLKKDGISTDNLRISNRAQVIMPYHILFDGLQEQKKDSKIGTTNKGIGPAYMDKYERIGIRIADLLDKDIFEEKLRSNLQVKNELLTKIYDHEPLEFEPIFNEYNEYADRIRPYVVDASYIINNALDDHKNVLFEGAQGVMLDVDHGTYPFVTSSNPSAGGAAVGTGVGPNRIDHVIGVCKAYTSRVGEGPFPTELHDEIGDHIREVGHEYGVVTKRPRRIGWFDSVVLRHSARVSGYTHLALNCLDILTGIKTLKICVAYELNGKKIDHYPATLKELDACKPVYDELPGWDEDITKCKTFDELPTNAQNYLNHVQKAVGVPYATFSVGPDREQTNVVEKVW encoded by the coding sequence ATGTCATCTATTGTGATTGTTGGAAGTCAATGGGGCGACGAAGGGAAAGGTAAGATTACCGATTTCTTCGGCCAAAGTGCTGATATTATTGCCCGCTATCAAGGCGGCGACAATGCCGGCCACACCATTGTATTTAACGGCAACAGCTATCATTTACAACTGATTCCATCAGGTATTTTTGATCAGGAAAAGTACAGTGTAATTGGTAACGGTGTTGTCGTTAACCCCAAATCCCTGATCAACGAAATGGACAATTTGAAAAAGGATGGAATCAGTACTGATAATTTGAGAATTTCCAACCGTGCTCAAGTTATCATGCCATACCACATTCTCTTCGATGGTCTCCAGGAGCAAAAGAAGGATTCTAAGATTGGGACAACCAACAAAGGAATTGGCCCTGCTTACATGGACAAATACGAGAGAATTGGCATCCGAATTGCCGATTTACTTGATAAGGATATCTTTGAAGAAAAGCTTCGAAGCAATCTACAAGTTAAGAACGAATTACTCACTAAAATCTATGACCATGAACCATTAGAATTTGAACCGATCTTCAATGAATATAACGAATACGCCGATCGCATCCGCCCATACGTTGTTGATGCTTCCTATATTATTAACAACGCGCTGGACGATCACAAAAATGTTTTATTTGAAGGCGCTCAAGGGGTCATGCTTGATGTTGACCACGGAACTTATCCGTTTGTCACTTCATCGAACCCAAGTGCTGGTGGTGCCGCCGTTGGAACCGGGGTTGGCCCTAATCGGATCGACCACGTGATCGGTGTCTGCAAAGCCTATACTTCACGTGTCGGCGAGGGTCCCTTCCCAACCGAACTCCACGATGAAATCGGTGATCATATCCGGGAAGTCGGCCATGAATATGGCGTTGTAACCAAGCGCCCACGCCGAATCGGCTGGTTCGACAGTGTGGTTTTACGCCACTCGGCGCGTGTCAGCGGCTACACCCATTTGGCACTGAACTGTTTGGATATCCTAACCGGTATTAAAACTTTGAAAATCTGCGTTGCTTATGAATTAAACGGCAAGAAGATTGACCATTATCCCGCAACCTTAAAAGAACTCGATGCCTGCAAGCCTGTTTACGACGAATTGCCGGGATGGGACGAAGACATTACCAAGTGCAAGACATTTGATGAACTACCAACCAACGCTCAAAATTATTTAAACCATGTCCAAAAAGCAGTCGGAGTCCCTTACGCAACCTTCTCAGTCGGTCCTGACAGAGAACAGACGAACGTCGTGGAAAAAGTTTGGTAA
- the purB gene encoding adenylosuccinate lyase, producing the protein MIDRYSLPEMSNIWSLQNQYASWLKVEIAIDEAWSKLGKIPAEDVEKIKKNAKFDVDGIAEIEAVTHHDIVAFTRDVSKSLGPEKKWIHYGVTSTDVVDTAWGVRIKQANEIIRKDIDAFIDVIAKQAKKYKDTVMIGRTHGVQAEPTTFGLKLARWYSEMNRNKRRFATASKELEAGQISGAVGTFANVPPFVEQYVCDSLGLRAQEITSQILPRDLHADYISTLALIATSLEEFATEIRGLQRSEIHEVEEHFDAGQKGSSAMPHKKNPIGSENICGLARVVRGHMVTAYEDVALWHERDISHSSAERIIIPDTLTLLDYMLHRFTRILDRLTVFPERMKSNMGLTYGLIYSQRVMLKLIDAGMTREQAYDLVQPLTKQSWDKGIQFRDLVEGDKKITDALSEDQINDAFDYHYHIRHVGEIFARVGLE; encoded by the coding sequence ATGATAGATAGATATTCTTTACCTGAAATGAGCAACATTTGGTCACTGCAAAACCAATACGCTTCATGGCTCAAAGTTGAAATTGCCATTGATGAAGCATGGTCCAAGCTGGGGAAGATCCCCGCTGAGGACGTTGAGAAGATTAAGAAGAACGCCAAGTTTGACGTTGATGGCATCGCCGAAATCGAGGCGGTGACCCATCACGATATCGTGGCATTTACCCGCGACGTCTCCAAATCACTTGGCCCAGAGAAAAAATGGATCCATTATGGGGTTACCAGTACCGATGTCGTTGATACTGCCTGGGGTGTTCGAATCAAGCAGGCCAACGAAATTATTCGAAAAGATATTGATGCATTTATTGATGTGATTGCCAAACAAGCTAAAAAATACAAGGATACTGTCATGATTGGCCGAACCCACGGTGTTCAAGCTGAACCAACCACCTTTGGGTTAAAGCTGGCGCGTTGGTATTCTGAAATGAACCGTAACAAGCGTCGGTTTGCGACTGCTTCTAAGGAACTGGAGGCTGGCCAAATTTCCGGTGCTGTGGGAACCTTTGCCAATGTGCCGCCGTTTGTTGAACAGTACGTGTGTGACTCACTTGGTTTACGTGCCCAGGAAATTACCAGTCAAATTCTCCCGCGTGATCTGCACGCCGATTATATTTCAACCTTGGCACTGATTGCCACCAGCTTGGAAGAATTTGCCACTGAAATTCGTGGACTGCAGCGTTCCGAGATTCATGAAGTTGAAGAACATTTCGATGCCGGCCAAAAGGGCTCTTCTGCGATGCCGCATAAGAAGAATCCAATTGGATCCGAAAATATTTGTGGCTTGGCACGGGTTGTTCGCGGCCACATGGTAACTGCTTATGAAGATGTTGCCTTATGGCATGAACGAGATATCTCACATTCATCAGCTGAACGGATCATTATTCCTGACACCTTGACACTGTTGGATTACATGCTGCACCGCTTCACCAGGATCCTGGATCGACTAACCGTTTTCCCAGAACGGATGAAGAGCAACATGGGCCTGACCTACGGCTTGATTTACAGCCAGCGGGTGATGTTGAAGTTAATCGATGCCGGAATGACTCGTGAACAGGCATACGACTTGGTTCAACCATTGACTAAACAATCATGGGATAAGGGCATTCAGTTCCGTGACTTGGTTGAAGGCGATAAGAAGATCACTGATGCTTTGAGTGAAGATCAAATCAACGATGCTTTTGATTACCATTACCACATTCGCCATGTTGGTGAAATCTTTGCCCGAGTTGGCTTGGAATAA
- a CDS encoding zinc-binding dehydrogenase translates to MKAAIINDFTRGPEYGDFPNPKVEDGEVEVHILAAAVSQLARARANGTHYSAASTLPIVPGVDAVGETADGEHVYFNSSNNVYGTLAEKAVVNRRALFPIDNTADPAVVAATANPAMSSFMAIKERLGEDKIRGKRVLVLGATGASGQLAIPISISFGATEVIGVGRNPEKLAKLSQFGVTSTIKLTDNDDQLKADLAKIGDVDVVLDYLWGDIAATMITDMIAQRQDPQHTLTWVQIGSMAGQSSPLKGSLFRSIDFHLIGSGFGSFTAANLADDMPALLKMITDGKIAVPLTTFPLSQIAEKWNDYGDNRLVFLP, encoded by the coding sequence ATGAAAGCAGCAATTATTAATGATTTTACCCGTGGTCCGGAGTACGGCGATTTCCCCAATCCCAAAGTCGAAGATGGTGAAGTTGAGGTCCACATCTTGGCGGCCGCAGTCAGCCAACTCGCCCGCGCCAGGGCAAACGGCACTCACTATTCCGCAGCCAGCACCCTACCGATCGTCCCCGGCGTAGATGCCGTTGGTGAAACGGCCGACGGTGAACACGTCTACTTCAACAGCAGCAATAACGTTTATGGGACTTTGGCCGAAAAAGCAGTCGTCAACCGACGGGCACTGTTCCCAATCGATAATACCGCTGATCCGGCGGTTGTCGCCGCTACAGCTAACCCGGCAATGTCGTCGTTTATGGCGATCAAGGAACGCTTGGGCGAAGACAAGATCCGCGGCAAGCGAGTCTTAGTGCTGGGCGCAACCGGCGCTTCAGGCCAACTTGCTATCCCCATCAGCATTAGTTTTGGTGCGACCGAAGTAATCGGCGTCGGCCGCAATCCAGAAAAACTAGCAAAATTGAGCCAATTTGGTGTCACCTCAACCATCAAATTAACTGATAACGATGATCAACTAAAAGCTGACTTGGCCAAGATTGGCGACGTCGACGTGGTTTTGGACTATTTATGGGGCGACATTGCGGCAACTATGATTACCGATATGATTGCCCAGCGCCAAGATCCGCAACACACTTTAACCTGGGTTCAAATCGGCTCCATGGCCGGCCAGAGCTCACCGCTGAAAGGCAGCTTGTTTCGAAGTATTGACTTCCATTTAATCGGCAGTGGCTTCGGCTCGTTCACCGCAGCCAACTTGGCGGATGATATGCCGGCTTTATTGAAGATGATTACCGATGGCAAGATTGCAGTACCGTTGACTACCTTCCCACTCAGCCAGATTGCTGAAAAATGGAATGATTATGGCGATAATCGATTGGTATTTCTGCCATAA
- a CDS encoding type II toxin-antitoxin system YafQ family toxin, with protein sequence MRKYQPKYQSRFKKHYQNMIRANRYTEADFRTVEEQILSGQPVAEKYDDHVIKSRKPQRALFIKGSWLLIYEIVGDTVRFLDTGRHGEI encoded by the coding sequence ATGCGCAAATATCAACCCAAGTACCAGTCCAGATTCAAGAAACATTATCAAAACATGATTCGTGCCAACCGATACACTGAGGCTGATTTCAGAACAGTAGAAGAGCAGATTTTGAGTGGTCAACCAGTCGCTGAAAAGTATGATGATCACGTCATTAAGAGCAGAAAGCCTCAACGAGCCTTGTTCATCAAGGGCAGTTGGTTATTAATTTATGAAATTGTCGGCGACACGGTGCGCTTTTTGGATACTGGCCGCCATGGCGAAATATAG